CTCGAAGAAGTAGCTCGCGCCCTGCGCGTTCGACTTCTGCGCTGCCCAGTTCCACGCCTTCGTGAAGGACTCGGCGGTGATCTCCTCACCGTTGGTGAACTTCCACCCGGTGTTGATCGTGATGTCGAAGGTCTTCGAGTCGTCGGTCTCGACGCTCTTGGCGAGCTCCTTGACGGGCTTGCCGTCGGCGTCGTACGTGAACAGACCATCGAACAGCGACGTGATGATCTTGCCGCCACCGGTCTCGGTGGTGTTCGACGGGATGAGCGGGTTCTGCGGCTCGCTACCGTTCGTGGTGACGATGCCGTCCGCGTTCGTGGAGCCCGAGCCGGAGCCCGAACCGCTTCCGCCACCGTTGCCGGAGCAGCCGGTCAGGGCGAGTGCTGTGGCCCCGAGCACGGCGAGGGCAGTGAGCCCAGCGCGCTTCTTGATCAAGAGTTCCTCCTGGTGCATGGGACGCGCCGGGCACAGAGGTCCCTCCCGCCGCGTTTGACTCCTGAACTGTAGGCAGTGCACGGATGCCCGTCCAAACCCACGGCGCATCGGTTACACGCCTGAAACCAAGTTGCAGGATCGTTGCGGCAGTTTGCAACATCCCAGCGTTGAGCCGCTCGCACCAGCCGATCGGTTGCGTTTGCATCGAGCTCCGTGCAGCGTCCAGGTGACGTCCCGGTGAACCACAGGTGTCGGCTGCAACCGCTTGCACTCGGAGCGCTCCACCCGCTGGTGGGCAGGCGTGCCCGGAACGGACGGGAGGCCCGTGGCGGTGTCGCCACGGGCCTCCCGTCGGTGCGCTGGTCGCCTACGCGAACGCCTCGATCGGCGGGCAGGCGCAGACCAGGTTCCGGTCCCCGTACGCCTGGTCGATCCGGCGCACCGGCGGCCAGTACTTGCGCGCCGCCTGACCGGCCGAGGGGTAGACCGCCTGCTCGCGCGTGTAGGCGTGCTCCCACTCGCCCGCGATGACCGACGAGGCGGTGTGCGGGGCGTTCACCAGCGGGTTGTCGTCCGCCGGCCACTCCCCCCGTCCGACCGCGTCCGCCTCGGCACGGATGGCGAGCATCGCGTCGACGAAGCGGTCGAGCTCGGCGAGGTCCTCGCTCTCGGTCGGCTCGACCATGAGCGTGCCCGCCACGGGGAACGACATGGTCGGTGCGTGGAAGCCGTGGTCGATGAGGCGCTTGGCGACGTCGTCCACCGTGATCCCCGTGGCCTCGCGCAGCGGCCGGAGGTCGAGGATGCACTCGTGCGCGACCAGGCCGGACTCGCCCGTGTACAGCACCGGGAACGCGTCACGCAGGCGGGCGGCGAGGTAGTTCGCCCCGAGGACGGCCACCTCGGTCGCCCGGGTGAGCCCCTCGAGGCCCATCATCCGGACGTAGGTCCAGGTGATCGGCAGGATGCTCGGGCTGCCGTACGGCGCTGCCGAGACCGGGCCGCCGGCGTGGGCGAGCCGTGCGCCGTCCGCCGCGGCGTCCGCACCGGTGCGACGGTCGGCCTCCTGCGCCATCGGGTGGCCCGGCAGGAAGGGTGCGAGGTGCCCCTTCGCCGCCACCGGACCGACACCCGGACCGCCGCCGCCGTGCGGGATGCAGAACGTCTTGTGCAGGTTGAGGTGCGAGACGTCCCCGCCGAAGTCGCCGAACCGGGCGTGCCCGAGGAGCGCGTTGAGGTTCGCGCCGTCGACGTAGACCTGACCGCCGGCGTCGTGCACCGCGTCGCAGATCGCCCGGATGTCCTGCTCGTAGACGCCGTGCGTCGACGGGTACGTGATCATCAGCGCCGCGAGCTGCTCGGCGTGCTGCCTCGTCTTCGCACGGAGGTCGTCGAGGTCGACGTTGCCGTCCTCGTCACAGGCCACCACGACGACGCGCATGCCCGCCAGGACCGCCGAGGCCGCGTTCGTGCCGTGGGCGCTGGACGGGATGAGGCAGACCGTGCGCGCCTCGTCCCCGCGGGACCTGTGGTACCCGCGGATGGCGAGGAGCCCGGCGAGCTCACCCTGGCTGCCCGCGTTCGGCTGGACCGACACGGTGTCGTACCCGGTGACCTCGGCGAGCCAGGTCTCGAGGTCGCCGATCATGTCCAGGTAGCCCTGCACGTCCTCGCGCGGGGCGAAGGGGTGCAGCCGCGCGAACTCCGGCCAGGTCACGGCCGCCATCTCGGTCGCCGCGTTGAGCTTCATCGTGCAGCTGCCGAGCGGGATCATGCCGCGGTCGAGCGCGTAGTCCTTGTCGGACAGGTGCTTGAGGTACCGCATCATCCGGGTCTCGCTGCGGTGCGCGCTGAACACGGGGTGCGTCAGGAACGCGCTCGCGCGCTCGAGGCCGGCCGGGAGGCCCGGAGCCGCGTCGCGGACGGCGGTCTCGGTCGCGGGGACGGTCGCGTCCGTCGCACCGAGGACGCCGGCGAGGGCGACGAGGTCGTCGGGCGTCGTGGTCTCGTCGACGGACAGCTGGAGCGTGTCCGCGTCGACGAGGTGCAGCAAGTACCCGGCGTCGTGCGCGGCGGCCACGACGGACCCGGCACGACCGGGGACCCGGAGCGTGACCGTGTCGAAGAAGGCGTCGTGCACGATCTCGGCGCCGGCCGTCCGGGCGAGGTCGGCGAGCGCCGTGGTGGTCCGTGCCACCCGGTGCGCGATGAACCGCAGCCCCTCGGGGCCGTGGTAGACCGCGTACATCGACGCCATCACCGCGAGGA
The sequence above is drawn from the Curtobacterium sp. L6-1 genome and encodes:
- the gcvP gene encoding aminomethyl-transferring glycine dehydrogenase gives rise to the protein MTADQDLTTSTNLQTTFADRHIGTTPADQQAMLDVVGQPSLDALVRAAVPESIHAAPVAHSSVPTAVGETEALAELRAVAGRNTVRRAMIGLGYSDTHTPAVIQRNVLENPSWYTAYTPYQPEISQGRLEALINFQTMVSDLTGMATAGASMLDEGTAVVEGMLLARRASKVKGDAFLVDADLLPQTAALLGHRAEAVGIALRTFDAADGPTDEQLDGAFGVVLQYPGASGRVVDPSTTIERVHAGGGIAVVAADLLAMTLLASPGDLGADVAVGTSQRFGVPLGFGGPHAGYLAVRAGLERQLPGRLVGVSFDADGSMAYRLSLQTREQHIRREKATSNICTAQVLLAVMASMYAVYHGPEGLRFIAHRVARTTTALADLARTAGAEIVHDAFFDTVTLRVPGRAGSVVAAAHDAGYLLHLVDADTLQLSVDETTTPDDLVALAGVLGATDATVPATETAVRDAAPGLPAGLERASAFLTHPVFSAHRSETRMMRYLKHLSDKDYALDRGMIPLGSCTMKLNAATEMAAVTWPEFARLHPFAPREDVQGYLDMIGDLETWLAEVTGYDTVSVQPNAGSQGELAGLLAIRGYHRSRGDEARTVCLIPSSAHGTNAASAVLAGMRVVVVACDEDGNVDLDDLRAKTRQHAEQLAALMITYPSTHGVYEQDIRAICDAVHDAGGQVYVDGANLNALLGHARFGDFGGDVSHLNLHKTFCIPHGGGGPGVGPVAAKGHLAPFLPGHPMAQEADRRTGADAAADGARLAHAGGPVSAAPYGSPSILPITWTYVRMMGLEGLTRATEVAVLGANYLAARLRDAFPVLYTGESGLVAHECILDLRPLREATGITVDDVAKRLIDHGFHAPTMSFPVAGTLMVEPTESEDLAELDRFVDAMLAIRAEADAVGRGEWPADDNPLVNAPHTASSVIAGEWEHAYTREQAVYPSAGQAARKYWPPVRRIDQAYGDRNLVCACPPIEAFA